One window of Gloeothece citriformis PCC 7424 genomic DNA carries:
- a CDS encoding sulfotransferase family protein codes for MRLPNFLIIGAAKSGTTTLNKYLLRHPQVYMSSIKEPQFFAVDEIYAKGLDWYSSLFNEAKPDQVCGEASTDYTKFPLYPETASRIAKTLPDIKMIYIMRNPVDRAYAYYMHRGRKLGYKETFEERINETGIYINPSYYMMQIEQYLQFFPKESFLFLLMDDFLKEPAKVLRQICHFIGVNDDIDLTQEGSIVANSGKQNLEFRKRKKITAPLRQVPILSNVADVVPQTTKDSVYNLLQQFSYGKEIQQLYTPQPMLPETRQMLLEKFKEPNQKLAEFLNRDLSCWDK; via the coding sequence ATGCGTTTACCGAATTTTTTGATCATCGGTGCAGCTAAATCAGGAACAACTACCCTAAATAAATACTTACTTCGACATCCACAAGTCTATATGAGTTCTATTAAAGAACCTCAGTTTTTTGCTGTGGATGAGATATACGCTAAAGGATTAGACTGGTATAGCTCGCTTTTCAATGAGGCAAAACCTGACCAAGTCTGTGGAGAAGCGTCAACAGATTATACCAAATTCCCTCTTTATCCTGAAACGGCTAGCCGAATTGCCAAAACTCTACCAGACATAAAAATGATCTATATCATGCGAAATCCTGTGGATCGAGCCTATGCTTATTATATGCACCGTGGGCGTAAATTAGGATATAAAGAAACTTTTGAAGAACGGATTAACGAAACTGGAATTTATATCAATCCTAGCTATTATATGATGCAAATTGAACAATATCTCCAGTTTTTTCCCAAAGAATCTTTTTTATTTTTGTTAATGGATGATTTTCTCAAAGAACCGGCCAAAGTTTTACGTCAAATTTGTCATTTTATTGGGGTTAATGATGACATTGATTTGACTCAAGAGGGTTCAATCGTCGCTAATTCCGGCAAACAGAATCTAGAATTTAGAAAGCGAAAAAAAATTACTGCTCCTTTGCGTCAAGTTCCTATCTTATCTAATGTAGCTGATGTAGTTCCTCAGACAACAAAAGATTCCGTATATAACCTGTTACAGCAATTTAGTTATGGAAAAGAAATACAACAATTGTATACACCTCAGCCAATGTTGCCAGAAACTCGTCAAATGCTCTTAGAAAAATTTAAAGAACCCAATCAAAAATTAGCTGAATTTCTCAACCGCGATTTATCTTGTTGGGATAAATAA
- a CDS encoding response regulator, with translation MNTATNLNFSFQLEELPKQLLVAIQQIPTGSCRFQLTLNDNGSRQCTWYLTVVQSRVVYSGIEPLSWSSFQTLLKRYLLPLRTAQAQKQILQLIEQFSSQERNQVGTLIKQIEKAGIITHQQVIQGIQNQLLADFDTFLFRCSGSGEFIPEPELIFQAQLPGFKLEDLISRAKKRQAEWDIIKTRIPSMQCSPILNTEAINGVKLPDPQKQQIQLLVSSGKTLEEIAYKMGNDSLELAKVFLKLMGSGLVSLSLPNDNNLVTGAPEIFIIDDSPLIIKQFKTLVSSWGYQVNTCQNPLLAVEQLLRSKASMIFVDINMPGLSGFDLIKQIRRQPNLAEIPLVLLTAENSISNQWRAQWANCQFLVKPRSREEVSQFRTELKKMLPNLSGVTEEPEI, from the coding sequence ATGAACACAGCAACAAACCTTAATTTTTCATTTCAGCTAGAGGAGTTGCCTAAACAACTGCTTGTTGCTATCCAACAGATTCCCACCGGTAGCTGCCGATTTCAATTAACTCTTAATGATAATGGCTCTAGGCAATGTACATGGTATCTAACTGTTGTTCAAAGCCGAGTTGTCTATTCTGGAATCGAGCCTCTAAGTTGGTCTAGTTTTCAAACCCTGCTTAAGCGTTATCTTCTCCCCTTACGAACGGCTCAAGCTCAGAAACAAATCTTACAGCTTATAGAGCAATTTTCTTCCCAAGAAAGAAATCAAGTTGGGACTCTTATAAAACAAATAGAAAAAGCAGGAATCATTACCCATCAACAAGTCATTCAGGGGATTCAAAATCAACTTCTAGCCGATTTTGATACTTTTTTATTTCGCTGTTCAGGAAGTGGAGAGTTTATCCCGGAACCGGAACTAATTTTTCAAGCTCAACTCCCTGGATTTAAATTAGAAGATTTAATTAGCCGTGCTAAAAAAAGACAAGCGGAGTGGGACATTATCAAAACTCGTATTCCCTCAATGCAATGTAGTCCAATTTTAAATACTGAGGCCATCAATGGGGTTAAACTGCCAGACCCTCAAAAACAACAGATTCAACTGTTAGTGTCTAGTGGAAAAACTTTAGAAGAAATTGCCTATAAAATGGGCAACGATTCTTTAGAACTTGCCAAAGTTTTTTTAAAACTCATGGGGAGTGGTCTGGTTAGTCTCAGTCTGCCTAACGACAACAATCTTGTCACGGGCGCACCAGAAATTTTTATTATCGATGATTCCCCATTAATTATTAAACAGTTTAAAACCTTAGTGAGTAGTTGGGGATATCAAGTCAACACTTGTCAAAATCCTTTGCTAGCGGTTGAACAATTATTACGGTCAAAAGCGTCCATGATTTTTGTTGACATTAATATGCCCGGATTATCAGGATTTGACCTGATTAAACAGATTCGTCGTCAACCCAATTTAGCGGAAATTCCCTTAGTCTTGTTGACAGCAGAAAATTCTATTTCTAATCAATGGAGGGCACAATGGGCTAACTGTCAATTTTTAGTTAAACCTCGAAGTCGAGAAGAAGTCTCTCAATTTCGCACGGAACTCAAAAAAATGTTACCTAACTTGTCCGGGGTCACCGAAGAACCTGAAATTTAA
- a CDS encoding response regulator yields MKFLIVDDSNLDRHLLSSLLQELGHETEVHSDTDGLLDKLSQGNYKALFLDIVMPNQDGYKFLRTLRANPSTANQIVVFCSSKKTVLEINYGIKKAGADEYLVKPVSKESLTEVLQKIST; encoded by the coding sequence ATGAAATTCTTAATTGTAGATGACAGTAATCTGGATAGACATTTACTTTCTTCTTTATTACAAGAATTAGGTCATGAAACCGAAGTTCATAGCGATACAGATGGCTTGCTCGATAAGTTATCTCAAGGAAATTATAAAGCTCTATTTTTAGATATTGTCATGCCCAATCAAGATGGATATAAATTCTTGAGAACTTTGCGTGCTAATCCCTCAACGGCTAACCAGATCGTGGTTTTTTGTTCTTCCAAAAAAACCGTATTAGAGATCAATTATGGAATTAAAAAAGCGGGAGCAGATGAATATTTAGTTAAACCCGTTAGCAAAGAAAGTTTAACAGAAGTTTTACAAAAAATTTCTACCTAA
- a CDS encoding chemotaxis protein CheW, whose amino-acid sequence MSILSSPLDTHQEQERFILAKLEEITLFFPSTLVTEILTVETVQLLPLPFYPEGVLGCIHHRGQIIPLVSLYETLLGKPRYISKEKLKIVRLNENSGNLRGVGIVVDLLLGSQGKEQIPPELYTTDRVITLNGQKMYLFQSQVLPDELWQPRHWRPSSS is encoded by the coding sequence ATGTCTATTCTTTCCTCTCCTTTGGATACCCATCAGGAGCAAGAGCGTTTTATTTTGGCTAAGTTGGAAGAGATCACATTATTCTTCCCCTCAACCTTAGTCACAGAAATCCTCACCGTTGAAACCGTACAACTGTTGCCCTTGCCATTTTATCCCGAAGGGGTTTTAGGTTGTATTCACCATCGAGGGCAAATCATTCCTTTAGTGTCTTTGTATGAAACCCTATTAGGAAAACCTCGATATATAAGTAAAGAAAAGTTAAAAATAGTCCGTCTTAATGAAAATTCGGGCAATTTAAGAGGAGTAGGGATCGTCGTCGATCTATTGTTAGGTAGCCAAGGGAAAGAGCAAATTCCACCAGAACTCTATACAACTGACCGGGTAATCACCCTGAATGGGCAAAAAATGTATCTTTTTCAATCCCAAGTTTTACCCGACGAACTCTGGCAACCTCGACATTGGCGGCCTTCCTCAAGTTAA
- a CDS encoding methyl-accepting chemotaxis protein, producing the protein MEITESTPTLAISKNNSSKPPTLLKAWIDKHLIGVMAGAASVSLIFFSGSIWNTWNAYQGFTKVITKQLELQHLSDEIIYLDEVLTMSARMAASTGNYKWEQRYNDHVSPLDQAIKEVIEIAPSYKEDIAKTDQANQTLIGIETQAFQLVREQKPQEALQLLLSPEYDANKQIYSQAIEKIVDNIQAEVEKNRTIYGHNLRLSLIFSGVSFPIFLISWGGVIWAVRSYIKERDTAQQELLKSQTSLLDLNKDLEEKGKLLYEAEQVTRIENETLQNDIAHLLDIVSAVEQGELTVQAEVNERLTGIVADTFNRLIEELAKVLIQVLSTAVQVTEKAQISEQIAQQVAQRANAQSDSVNQILDLSENVQISVNASSQEVQQALLSLSTLQEIVTQGTTAITQLREGIEILSSGNERIIQQMKTLGEFVGLADQFVAEQSEIAQQTQILALNASLVAARAAGQQSSSALLGVAREFEGIAEQVSQLAGATSEGLNVLEQRTQQIHRVVSSVDAEVQNLGNLVEGFREGVQQSRQLFETVETVTLQAMGAGSAVTQANNQIVEATQKTVTAMEDIAGLAQATADLAQNSLVQSEVMKNLSARLLQRIQFFQLPEVAEADNAPLLPPSHN; encoded by the coding sequence ATGGAAATTACCGAATCTACACCGACCTTAGCTATATCTAAAAACAACTCATCCAAACCCCCCACCTTACTTAAAGCTTGGATTGATAAACATTTGATCGGGGTCATGGCCGGAGCAGCTAGCGTCAGTTTAATCTTTTTTAGTGGCTCTATTTGGAACACTTGGAACGCTTACCAAGGGTTTACAAAAGTCATTACTAAACAATTAGAACTGCAACACCTCAGTGATGAAATTATTTACTTAGACGAAGTCCTGACCATGTCCGCTCGGATGGCAGCGAGTACCGGCAATTATAAATGGGAGCAGCGCTATAACGATCATGTTTCTCCTCTAGATCAAGCCATTAAAGAGGTAATTGAAATCGCTCCTTCCTATAAAGAAGATATTGCCAAAACCGACCAAGCTAACCAAACCTTAATCGGGATAGAAACTCAAGCTTTTCAATTAGTTCGAGAGCAAAAACCTCAAGAAGCCCTACAATTATTGCTTTCCCCTGAATATGATGCTAATAAACAAATTTATTCCCAAGCGATTGAGAAAATCGTTGATAATATTCAAGCAGAAGTTGAAAAAAACCGAACAATATACGGGCATAACTTAAGATTATCCCTCATTTTTTCGGGAGTTAGTTTTCCCATTTTCCTGATTTCTTGGGGGGGAGTAATTTGGGCAGTTAGGTCTTATATTAAAGAACGGGATACCGCTCAACAAGAACTTTTAAAATCTCAAACTTCCTTGTTAGACCTCAATAAAGATTTAGAAGAAAAAGGAAAACTTTTATACGAAGCTGAACAAGTCACCCGTATTGAAAACGAAACCTTACAAAATGATATCGCTCACTTATTAGATATCGTTAGCGCGGTAGAACAGGGAGAATTAACCGTACAAGCGGAAGTTAATGAACGATTAACCGGTATTGTCGCCGACACCTTTAACCGTCTGATTGAAGAATTAGCCAAAGTTTTAATACAAGTTTTATCGACCGCAGTTCAAGTCACCGAAAAAGCACAAATCAGTGAACAAATCGCTCAACAAGTGGCACAAAGAGCGAATGCTCAATCGGATTCTGTTAACCAAATCTTAGATTTATCAGAAAACGTCCAAATATCCGTTAATGCTTCCTCTCAAGAAGTGCAACAAGCGCTCCTATCCTTAAGTACCTTACAAGAAATCGTCACTCAGGGAACGACCGCCATTACTCAACTCAGAGAAGGAATTGAAATTCTCAGTTCGGGAAATGAGCGTATTATTCAACAAATGAAAACCCTAGGGGAATTCGTGGGATTAGCGGATCAATTTGTGGCTGAACAAAGTGAAATTGCCCAACAAACCCAAATTTTAGCCCTTAATGCTTCTTTAGTTGCTGCTAGAGCAGCCGGACAACAAAGTTCTAGTGCTTTACTCGGAGTCGCGCGAGAGTTTGAAGGCATTGCCGAACAGGTGAGTCAATTAGCCGGAGCAACCTCTGAAGGACTCAATGTCCTTGAACAACGCACCCAACAAATTCATCGGGTTGTTTCTTCCGTAGACGCGGAAGTGCAAAACTTAGGCAACCTCGTCGAAGGATTTAGAGAAGGGGTACAACAGTCTAGACAGCTTTTTGAAACAGTAGAAACCGTTACTTTACAAGCGATGGGAGCGGGAAGTGCAGTAACTCAAGCCAACAATCAGATTGTAGAAGCTACCCAAAAAACCGTCACAGCAATGGAAGATATTGCCGGATTAGCCCAAGCTACGGCAGATTTAGCCCAAAATAGCTTAGTTCAATCTGAAGTGATGAAGAATTTATCCGCTCGGTTACTGCAAAGAATCCAATTCTTCCAACTTCCAGAGGTCGCTGAAGCAGACAATGCTCCCCTGTTACCTCCCTCCCACAATTAA
- a CDS encoding methyl-accepting chemotaxis protein yields MAMISAENSTPQNPSSTDSLPKDSPSFKKWMSEHLVETIGISVAVSLVLLGGSAWNIWTAYRGFKDNITKQFRLEYLRGEIARLDEVLTMSARMAASTGGLKWEDRYRQNEPNLDEAIGEIITLAPSFQEETQKTDDANQKLVEMEYRSFELVRSGQQQSALRLLLGSEYEIQKEIYSQGINEALEQIREQATREVNSYSDRLFWSLCFAGVSFPILVGSWAGIGLQVRNDIVERERSQKALLKLNQDLEQKSLELLEKEKLIEQENNLLQEDVGNLLDVVSSLEEGDLGVEADVSERATGLVADTLNRLIEELTRIIVQVLETAQQVSIGTAELEKLAVETAGQAQKQAKSVNEVKTLMNNVNVLSLETTKQIKENHQAVLQAAQTVGRGQASMGLMGEGIKALQQGREQIIKRAETLSNFVELASEFVRDQKRVAALTRVLAFNASTIASRASGQQDPEQFTMVVKEFEIIANQINNLAQETNQGLQVLQQRTDQLKIVTSGLNQDVQDINQLVNNFTQEVNQSAEIFGNIQSVTEKLLEVEQKVASSANSITEAAQTTLTAVTEIAGIAHETQKSASITRHQSGNLGNLANQLLERVKFFRTPTNS; encoded by the coding sequence ATGGCTATGATTAGTGCGGAAAATTCTACCCCCCAAAATCCCTCGTCAACCGATTCCTTACCCAAAGATTCTCCGAGCTTTAAAAAATGGATGAGTGAACACTTAGTAGAAACCATCGGTATTTCTGTTGCCGTGAGTTTAGTTTTGTTAGGGGGATCAGCTTGGAATATTTGGACGGCTTACCGAGGATTTAAAGATAACATTACTAAACAGTTTAGACTCGAATATCTTCGGGGAGAAATTGCCCGTTTAGATGAAGTTCTCACCATGTCTGCTCGGATGGCCGCTTCTACAGGCGGGCTAAAATGGGAAGACCGTTATCGACAAAATGAACCCAATTTAGATGAAGCGATTGGAGAAATTATTACCCTCGCCCCTTCTTTTCAAGAAGAAACTCAAAAAACCGATGACGCTAATCAAAAATTAGTTGAAATGGAATATCGTTCTTTTGAATTAGTGCGTTCTGGACAACAACAATCCGCTCTGAGATTATTGCTTGGTTCTGAGTATGAAATTCAAAAAGAGATTTATTCCCAAGGGATTAATGAGGCTCTAGAACAAATTCGAGAACAAGCTACTAGAGAAGTTAACAGTTATAGCGATCGCTTATTTTGGTCTTTATGTTTTGCTGGGGTTAGTTTTCCGATTTTAGTCGGTTCTTGGGCAGGGATTGGTCTACAGGTTAGAAATGATATTGTAGAACGAGAACGATCGCAAAAAGCACTGCTTAAACTGAACCAAGACTTAGAACAAAAAAGTCTCGAACTCCTAGAAAAAGAAAAACTGATTGAACAGGAAAATAACTTATTACAAGAAGACGTAGGCAATCTGTTAGACGTAGTATCCTCTCTAGAAGAGGGAGATCTCGGGGTTGAAGCGGACGTTAGCGAACGAGCAACCGGGTTAGTAGCAGATACTCTCAACCGATTAATTGAAGAATTAACCCGGATTATCGTTCAGGTATTAGAAACCGCTCAACAAGTCAGCATCGGAACAGCAGAATTAGAAAAATTAGCCGTTGAAACCGCAGGACAGGCACAAAAGCAAGCTAAATCCGTTAATGAGGTGAAAACCCTCATGAATAACGTGAACGTTCTCTCCCTGGAAACCACCAAGCAGATCAAAGAAAATCACCAAGCGGTGTTACAAGCGGCTCAGACAGTGGGACGTGGACAAGCATCAATGGGGTTGATGGGAGAAGGCATTAAAGCCTTACAACAAGGACGAGAACAAATCATTAAACGGGCAGAAACTTTATCTAATTTCGTAGAATTGGCTTCTGAATTTGTGCGAGATCAAAAACGGGTGGCGGCATTAACTAGAGTATTAGCTTTTAACGCCTCTACTATTGCTTCTCGTGCCTCTGGACAACAAGATCCCGAACAATTCACGATGGTGGTTAAAGAATTTGAAATTATTGCTAATCAGATTAATAACCTAGCTCAAGAAACCAATCAAGGGTTACAAGTCTTACAACAACGTACCGATCAGTTAAAAATTGTGACCTCTGGGTTAAATCAAGACGTACAAGATATTAACCAATTAGTTAATAATTTCACCCAAGAAGTTAACCAGTCTGCTGAAATTTTTGGCAATATTCAATCTGTCACTGAAAAACTTTTAGAGGTAGAACAAAAGGTGGCTAGTTCTGCGAATTCGATTACCGAAGCCGCTCAAACGACTTTAACGGCTGTTACCGAGATCGCAGGAATCGCCCACGAAACCCAAAAATCTGCTTCTATTACCCGTCATCAATCTGGAAATTTAGGAAACTTGGCTAACCAACTTCTAGAAAGGGTGAAATTCTTCCGAACCCCAACTAATAGTTAA
- a CDS encoding response regulator has translation MTDDLFELQLQEELRQMFEVDTQTYLQSYISKILQLNPQTWKADIQEIYRAIHTIKGGAVTVGADAILYVAIALEDLLSDLRYLEIAPSLEDGQMVQFLTEAGELLTSTLSITSTGEAAKQEVLPTISRIEELRSIIQKDYIPEWNDNKVLHQEFAQQGFDLVILELEMGLEGLQEGQPLNPDLINIAEQTLAQLREIGKSIQMDSGWGQLLQECKTLLVNEDSQVWLQEWPQYFKKLKSCAMNSGKIPPLTGSETTDSIPVESIDLISVSDIEETLIEEYELEDLNLNSLVNFEDLSSALNYLQADQETLFHETISIENVPLLETESILNLEEINQIADNLEESLINLEGLDQLTLENTLNNLNLDAIVEAVNLIEEQDLVSVDPTENGLDFNFDEIKNLVINLETSDLNQDPLPENITLSAPVSPQPQATQAKTTEEESHIQIPVSLGRANQISQHLVEVLLSARMASGLYNNLASQLIKLFAIASESVNYITRLRQIQDDYAVQSDLNNPIKSNGVAVERYRQGYTTINRLLEISLRLSELGAEASKITHSTHESFQSLERNILNLEQSIETSRVIPFKTVAFRARAIVRDLTNRYGKPAQVVVKGEEIELDAGISAKLEPALLHLIRNAYDHGLEDPQERLKKGKLEKGTITISLERRGNQYLLTIADDGGGIDAAKVVKKAKEAHLPLTNAETSSGLLAVLCQPGFSSKDEVSEISGRGVGMDVVSTQVNSLNGKMSLDTVLGKGTSFKIQFPTPRLLVPCVLLHRNDPTGMSQSRVRSFAIPIENVLTSTLWSNLLLKKTDESAVHSWTVTEENANVPALDLLEYWLGRSSQYPISETAIGVCVGGSNPDERLWLLADELGEQIELLNLPLPDPLVAPVGLLGMSLQIDGSLIPVIDGATLAESLLTLNTTGSIPETVGGKKVEEVTRLTSQMILVVDDAALMRRRIEASLTAYGHSVQTCADGLEAWNWLQYNPTPALLITDLEMPNMDGFTLIGRLRSEGATMPILVISSRLSEEWNREAQRLGADGFLTKGFSTNELINKVNTLTSQV, from the coding sequence ATGACTGACGATCTATTTGAATTGCAACTCCAAGAAGAACTACGCCAGATGTTTGAAGTAGATACCCAAACTTATCTACAAAGCTACATCTCTAAAATTCTGCAATTAAATCCTCAAACTTGGAAAGCGGATATACAAGAAATTTACCGGGCGATTCATACGATTAAGGGAGGGGCGGTTACAGTTGGCGCTGATGCCATTCTTTATGTAGCGATCGCCCTCGAAGATCTATTATCAGATCTGAGATATTTAGAAATCGCTCCTTCGTTAGAAGATGGACAAATGGTTCAATTTTTAACAGAAGCGGGAGAATTATTAACCAGTACCCTTTCAATTACCAGTACAGGAGAAGCGGCCAAACAAGAAGTTTTGCCCACTATTTCTCGCATAGAAGAACTCCGATCTATTATTCAAAAAGACTATATTCCTGAGTGGAATGATAATAAAGTTTTACATCAAGAATTTGCTCAACAAGGGTTTGATTTAGTCATTTTAGAGTTAGAAATGGGACTAGAAGGGTTGCAAGAGGGACAACCCCTGAATCCAGACCTAATTAATATAGCCGAACAAACCCTCGCCCAACTGCGAGAAATTGGCAAAAGTATTCAAATGGACAGTGGATGGGGTCAATTGCTCCAAGAATGTAAAACTTTATTAGTTAATGAAGATTCTCAAGTTTGGTTACAAGAGTGGCCGCAATACTTCAAAAAACTGAAATCTTGTGCTATGAATAGCGGGAAAATTCCGCCACTAACTGGGAGCGAGACAACTGACTCAATTCCTGTAGAATCTATCGATTTAATTTCTGTGTCTGATATTGAAGAAACGTTGATCGAGGAGTATGAATTAGAAGACCTTAATCTTAATTCTCTTGTCAATTTTGAAGATCTTTCCTCGGCTCTCAATTATCTTCAAGCCGATCAAGAAACTTTATTCCATGAAACTATTTCTATTGAAAATGTACCTCTATTAGAAACAGAATCTATTTTAAATTTAGAAGAAATTAACCAAATTGCTGATAACTTAGAAGAAAGTTTAATCAATCTTGAAGGGTTAGATCAATTAACTCTAGAAAATACCTTAAATAATTTAAACCTAGATGCAATTGTTGAGGCAGTTAATTTAATCGAAGAACAAGACCTAGTTTCTGTTGACCCAACGGAAAACGGACTAGATTTTAATTTTGATGAGATTAAAAACCTTGTCATTAATTTAGAAACCTCAGACTTAAATCAAGACCCATTACCCGAAAATATAACTCTTTCTGCGCCGGTTTCTCCTCAACCCCAAGCCACCCAAGCAAAAACGACGGAGGAAGAAAGTCATATTCAAATCCCTGTTTCTTTAGGTCGAGCTAATCAAATTTCTCAACATTTAGTAGAAGTTTTATTATCGGCACGGATGGCAAGCGGACTTTATAATAATCTGGCCAGTCAACTGATCAAACTGTTTGCGATCGCTTCTGAAAGTGTAAACTATATTACTCGACTTAGACAAATTCAGGATGATTACGCCGTTCAAAGTGATCTCAATAATCCGATTAAATCTAATGGGGTGGCTGTAGAACGATATAGACAAGGCTATACTACAATTAATCGACTCTTAGAAATTTCCTTACGTTTATCAGAACTTGGGGCAGAAGCAAGTAAAATTACTCATTCGACTCATGAAAGTTTTCAATCTCTAGAACGAAATATTCTTAATTTAGAACAAAGTATTGAAACTAGCCGAGTGATCCCCTTTAAAACTGTAGCATTTCGAGCTAGAGCGATCGTCAGAGATTTAACCAACCGTTATGGGAAACCCGCTCAAGTGGTGGTAAAAGGGGAAGAAATAGAACTCGATGCGGGAATTAGTGCTAAATTAGAGCCGGCCTTACTACATTTAATCCGTAATGCTTACGATCATGGCTTAGAAGATCCCCAAGAACGCCTAAAAAAAGGAAAATTAGAAAAAGGAACGATTACTATATCTTTAGAACGCCGGGGGAATCAATATTTATTAACTATTGCCGATGATGGGGGGGGAATTGATGCGGCCAAAGTGGTCAAAAAAGCGAAAGAGGCTCATTTACCCTTGACTAATGCGGAAACGTCCTCCGGGTTATTAGCGGTTTTATGTCAACCAGGGTTTAGTTCTAAGGACGAGGTGAGCGAAATTTCTGGCCGAGGAGTGGGAATGGATGTGGTATCAACTCAGGTCAACAGTTTAAATGGCAAGATGAGTTTAGATACGGTTTTAGGTAAGGGGACTAGCTTTAAAATACAGTTTCCTACTCCTCGTCTATTAGTTCCCTGTGTCTTGCTGCACCGAAACGACCCCACCGGGATGTCTCAGAGTCGAGTCCGGTCTTTTGCTATCCCCATAGAAAATGTTCTCACCTCTACCTTGTGGAGTAATTTACTCCTAAAGAAAACCGATGAGTCTGCTGTTCATTCTTGGACTGTTACGGAAGAGAACGCCAATGTTCCGGCTTTAGATCTGCTGGAATATTGGTTAGGACGTTCTTCTCAATATCCTATTTCAGAAACCGCGATCGGGGTATGTGTAGGGGGGTCAAATCCGGATGAGCGCCTTTGGTTACTGGCCGATGAGTTAGGAGAACAAATCGAGTTACTGAATTTACCGTTACCTGATCCTCTGGTTGCTCCGGTTGGGTTGCTAGGGATGAGTCTTCAAATAGATGGAAGTTTGATCCCGGTGATTGATGGGGCGACACTGGCAGAGTCTTTATTGACGCTTAACACGACTGGATCTATCCCTGAGACGGTAGGAGGGAAAAAGGTTGAGGAAGTTACCCGCTTAACGAGTCAGATGATTTTGGTGGTAGATGATGCCGCCTTGATGAGAAGACGAATTGAGGCGAGTTTAACCGCTTATGGTCATTCTGTCCAAACCTGCGCCGATGGGTTAGAAGCCTGGAACTGGTTACAATACAATCCTACACCAGCGTTACTGATTACGGATTTAGAAATGCCGAATATGGATGGTTTTACGTTAATTGGGCGTTTACGAAGTGAGGGGGCGACTATGCCTATTTTGGTGATTTCCTCTCGCTTATCGGAAGAATGGAACCGGGAAGCACAACGGTTAGGGGCGGATGGTTTCCTGACTAAAGGGTTTTCTACTAATGAGTTGATTAATAAGGTTAATACCCTAACCTCTCAAGTGTAG